In a single window of the Nocardioides massiliensis genome:
- a CDS encoding Na(+)/H(+) antiporter subunit C, producing the protein MTTSLSLLAAAVALVGVGAYLMLERSLTRVLIGLVILSNGVNLGFIVASGDPGEPPLLNEYSAFDIADPLPQALVLTAIVITLGTVSFVLAMAYRSWQLAGNDDVQDDVEDAAIRRLAAADEASDAFDLTVTASPDDADDEPTEEEGSSSRPVPDFEESPPTWEEPEDPGATPFEPSADLGVRHETPLIDEQEDRP; encoded by the coding sequence GTGACCACCAGTCTCTCGCTCCTCGCCGCCGCGGTCGCCCTCGTCGGGGTCGGCGCCTACCTCATGCTCGAACGCTCGCTGACCCGCGTGCTGATCGGGCTGGTGATCCTCAGCAACGGCGTCAACCTGGGCTTCATCGTCGCCAGCGGCGATCCGGGCGAGCCGCCGCTGCTCAACGAGTACTCCGCCTTCGACATCGCCGACCCGCTGCCGCAGGCCCTCGTGCTGACCGCGATCGTCATCACCCTCGGCACCGTCTCGTTCGTCCTCGCGATGGCCTACCGCAGCTGGCAGCTCGCCGGCAACGATGACGTACAGGACGATGTCGAGGACGCCGCGATCCGGCGTCTGGCGGCGGCCGACGAGGCGTCCGACGCCTTCGACCTGACCGTCACGGCCAGCCCGGACGACGCCGACGACGAGCCCACCGAGGAGGAGGGTTCCTCGTCACGACCGGTGCCCGACTTCGAGGAGTCCCCCCCGACCTGGGAGGAGCCGGAGGACCCCGGCGCTACTCCCTTCGAGCCGAGCGCGGACCTCGGCGTACGCCATGAGACCCCCCTCATCGACGAGCAGGAGGACCGCCCGTGA
- a CDS encoding Na+/H+ antiporter subunit A, with translation MTVRPTIDRRPVLLVLLLLHLVAGVLAPVLVRAWGTRAFLALAIAPLAAFGWALAVAGDVFDSPRVEELSWVPALQMDLTLTVGPLQWLMTLIVAGIGALVLAYCTWYFSDDESGLANLAGTLTAFAGAMLGLVWADNLLVLYVFWELTTVFSYLLIGHDPAKRASRSAGMQALIVTTFGGLAMLVGILLLRAQTGTFSVTTLLEDPPEATGLAIVAVVLLLLGAITKSALVPFHFWLPGAMAAPTPVSAYLHAAAMVKAGVFLVALLAPALAHIPGWRELLLPLGVATMLLGGWRALRQYDIKLLLAYGTVSQLGFLLTLVGSGTRAAALAGMAMVLSHALFKAALFLIVGIVDHNAGTRDLRKLSGVRSRMPVVATAAALAGISMAGLPPLIGFVGKESAYAALLDIASDAGGDGTGLAPFTGWVMLAGITAGSALTAAYTARFWWGAFAHKRGVEDTPVTPVAAPFAAVPVLLAGLSVVLAFLGKPLTSVIAPYAEQFPEGVHEPYLALWHGFEPALGLSILSVLAGLAMFVFRAKVATAQAALSSTVSAERGYQATLRGLDRLAVEVTGFVQRGSVGIYLGVIMIVVVLVPGSALLWQSGWMVDVVAFHNPLQLLLAIVLLASSVLVARSRRRMRAVILVGVTGYATAMLFLIHGAPDLALTQILVETVTLVVFVLVLRRLPEYFTDRPLARMRYWRMVIAGGLAAAFGTFLLVASGARTATPVSEGFPEAAVDFGGGKNVVNVTLVDIRAWDTFGEISVLVVAATGVASLLFIDTRNAGIRRVHEIPYPSEVTKVPVAGGRRVWLPGPRTLAPDRRSILFEVITRLIFHTIMLLSIYLLFAGHNNPGGGFAAGLVAGLALMVRYLAGGRYELDEAAPVDAGLLLGVGLAVAAMSAVVPVFFGGAVLQSAVIDLSLPVLGEVHLVTALGFDVGVFLVVFGLMLDLLRSLGSGIDRHIRREEREAEGSGRATGAIV, from the coding sequence ATGACCGTCCGGCCCACGATCGACCGGAGGCCCGTTCTGCTTGTTCTCCTGCTCCTCCATCTCGTGGCCGGTGTCCTCGCGCCGGTTCTCGTGCGTGCCTGGGGAACCCGTGCTTTCCTCGCTCTCGCGATCGCGCCCCTGGCCGCCTTCGGCTGGGCGCTGGCCGTCGCCGGCGACGTCTTCGACTCCCCGCGCGTGGAGGAGCTGAGCTGGGTCCCCGCCCTGCAGATGGACCTGACCCTCACGGTGGGCCCGCTCCAGTGGTTGATGACGCTCATCGTCGCCGGCATCGGCGCGCTCGTGCTGGCGTACTGCACGTGGTACTTCTCCGACGACGAGTCGGGGCTCGCCAACCTCGCCGGCACCCTGACCGCCTTCGCCGGCGCGATGCTCGGACTGGTGTGGGCCGACAACCTGCTCGTGCTCTACGTCTTCTGGGAGCTCACGACCGTCTTCTCCTACCTGCTGATCGGCCACGACCCGGCCAAGCGGGCCTCGCGCAGCGCGGGGATGCAGGCGCTGATCGTCACCACCTTCGGCGGGCTCGCCATGCTCGTCGGCATCCTGCTGCTGCGCGCCCAGACCGGCACCTTCTCGGTCACCACCCTGCTCGAGGACCCGCCCGAGGCCACGGGGCTCGCGATCGTGGCGGTCGTCCTGCTGCTGCTCGGTGCCATCACCAAGTCCGCCCTGGTGCCGTTCCACTTCTGGCTCCCCGGCGCCATGGCCGCGCCCACTCCGGTGAGCGCCTACCTGCACGCGGCTGCCATGGTCAAAGCAGGCGTCTTCCTCGTCGCCCTCCTCGCTCCGGCGCTGGCCCACATCCCCGGCTGGCGCGAGCTGCTCCTGCCGCTCGGCGTCGCCACCATGCTGCTCGGCGGCTGGCGGGCGCTGCGGCAGTACGACATCAAGCTCCTGCTCGCCTACGGCACGGTCTCCCAGCTGGGCTTCCTGCTGACCCTCGTCGGGTCGGGCACCCGCGCCGCAGCGCTCGCCGGCATGGCGATGGTGCTCTCGCACGCCCTGTTCAAGGCGGCCCTCTTCCTCATCGTCGGCATCGTCGACCACAACGCCGGCACGCGCGACCTGCGCAAGCTCTCCGGCGTGCGCTCCCGGATGCCCGTCGTCGCGACCGCCGCCGCCCTGGCCGGCATCTCGATGGCCGGCCTCCCGCCGCTGATCGGCTTCGTCGGCAAGGAGAGCGCGTACGCCGCCCTGCTCGACATCGCCTCCGACGCCGGCGGTGACGGCACCGGGCTGGCTCCGTTCACCGGTTGGGTCATGCTCGCCGGCATCACAGCCGGGTCCGCGCTGACCGCCGCCTACACCGCTCGCTTCTGGTGGGGAGCCTTCGCGCACAAGCGCGGCGTCGAGGACACTCCGGTCACGCCGGTCGCTGCGCCGTTCGCGGCCGTCCCCGTGCTGCTGGCGGGCCTCAGCGTGGTGCTGGCCTTCCTCGGCAAGCCACTGACCTCGGTCATCGCGCCGTACGCCGAGCAGTTCCCCGAGGGCGTGCACGAGCCGTACCTCGCGCTCTGGCACGGCTTCGAGCCGGCGCTGGGGCTGTCGATCCTGTCGGTCCTCGCCGGCCTGGCGATGTTCGTCTTCCGCGCGAAGGTCGCCACCGCGCAGGCGGCGCTGTCGTCGACCGTGAGCGCCGAACGCGGCTACCAGGCGACGCTGCGCGGTCTCGACCGGCTCGCGGTCGAGGTCACCGGCTTCGTCCAACGAGGCTCGGTCGGCATCTACCTCGGCGTCATCATGATCGTGGTGGTCCTGGTGCCGGGCTCGGCGTTGCTGTGGCAGTCGGGCTGGATGGTCGACGTCGTCGCCTTCCACAACCCGCTGCAGCTGCTGCTGGCGATCGTCCTGCTGGCCTCGTCGGTGCTCGTCGCGCGGTCACGGCGCCGCATGCGTGCGGTGATCCTGGTCGGCGTCACGGGCTATGCCACGGCGATGCTCTTCCTCATCCACGGCGCCCCCGACCTGGCGCTCACGCAGATCCTGGTCGAGACGGTGACGCTGGTGGTCTTCGTGCTCGTCCTGCGCCGGTTGCCGGAGTACTTCACCGACCGCCCGCTCGCCCGCATGCGCTACTGGCGCATGGTGATCGCCGGCGGGCTGGCCGCGGCGTTCGGCACGTTCCTGCTCGTGGCCTCGGGCGCCCGCACTGCGACGCCGGTCTCGGAGGGCTTCCCCGAGGCCGCCGTCGACTTCGGCGGCGGCAAGAACGTCGTCAACGTGACCCTCGTCGACATCCGCGCGTGGGACACCTTCGGGGAGATCTCGGTGCTCGTCGTGGCCGCGACCGGCGTGGCGTCGTTGCTGTTCATCGACACCCGCAACGCCGGCATCCGCCGGGTCCACGAGATCCCCTACCCCAGCGAGGTCACCAAGGTGCCTGTCGCCGGCGGGCGACGGGTGTGGCTGCCCGGCCCGCGGACGCTCGCGCCGGACCGCCGCTCGATCCTCTTCGAGGTCATCACCCGGCTGATCTTCCACACGATCATGCTGCTGAGCATCTATCTGCTCTTCGCCGGCCACAACAACCCCGGCGGGGGCTTCGCCGCCGGTCTGGTGGCCGGGCTGGCGCTCATGGTGCGCTACCTCGCGGGCGGACGCTACGAGCTCGACGAGGCCGCACCGGTCGACGCAGGTCTCCTGCTCGGTGTCGGCCTGGCGGTCGCCGCGATGTCCGCGGTCGTGCCGGTCTTCTTCGGTGGAGCCGTCCTGCAGTCGGCTGTCATCGACCTGTCGCTGCCGGTGCTCGGCGAGGTGCACCTCGTCACGGCGCTGGGCTTCGACGTCGGCGTCTTCCTCGTGGTCTTCGGCCTCATGCTCGACCTGCTGCGCAGCCTCGGCTCCGGGATCGACCGGCACATCCGGCGCGAGGAGCGCGAGGCCGAGGGGTCCGGACGGGCGACGGGGGCGATCGTGTGA
- a CDS encoding acyl-CoA dehydrogenase translates to MSHYKSNLRDIEFNLFEVLGRDEVLGTGPFADVDADTAREVLAEVDRLAREDLAASYEDSDRNPPVFDPQAHAAPLPESFKKSYRAWMDAEFWRLQITEELGGTPAPSSLNWAIGEMVLGSNAPIHMYAAGAPFAGVVWKNGNDRDKRVAQIMVEREWGCTMVLTEPDAGSDVGAGRAKATPNDDGSWNVIGVKRFITSATHDMSENIMHLVLARPVGVDGVGGPGTKGLSLFWMPEHHFDHETGELTGERNGVYVTNVEHKMGIKVSNTCEVTFGDPQVGGGEPAKGWLLGEVHDGIAQMFDVIENARMMVGTKAIATLSTGYLNALEYAKERIQGADLTQASDKTAPRVTITHHPDVRRSLMTQKSYAEAMRALVLYTATWQDKVMVAAHAGERDELAERVNDLLLPIVKGYGSERSWVLLGTESLQTFGGSGFLQEYPIEQYVRDAKIDTLYEGTTAIQGQDLFFRKIVKDQAQALTHLAGEIDGFVKSEAGNGRLKAERELLATALEDGQAIVGLMIDTLMSADASSGGDVRNIYKVGLNSTRLLMALGDIVCGWLLLRQAEVALEKLGGEVGEKDKAFYEGKVAAAQFFARNVLPKITAERTIAEGVDLELMELAEAAF, encoded by the coding sequence GTGAGTCACTACAAGAGCAACCTCCGCGACATCGAGTTCAACCTCTTCGAGGTGCTCGGTCGTGACGAGGTCCTGGGCACCGGCCCGTTCGCCGACGTCGACGCCGACACCGCCCGCGAGGTCCTGGCCGAGGTCGACCGCCTCGCTCGCGAGGACCTGGCCGCGTCCTACGAGGACAGCGACCGCAACCCGCCGGTGTTCGACCCCCAGGCGCACGCGGCACCGCTGCCCGAGTCGTTCAAGAAGAGCTACCGCGCCTGGATGGACGCGGAGTTCTGGCGGTTGCAGATCACCGAGGAGCTCGGCGGCACGCCGGCTCCGTCCAGCCTCAACTGGGCGATCGGCGAGATGGTGCTCGGCTCCAACGCGCCGATCCACATGTACGCCGCCGGCGCGCCGTTCGCCGGCGTGGTCTGGAAGAACGGCAACGACCGCGACAAGCGGGTCGCCCAGATCATGGTCGAGCGCGAGTGGGGCTGCACCATGGTGCTCACCGAGCCCGACGCCGGCTCCGACGTCGGCGCCGGCCGGGCCAAGGCCACCCCCAACGACGACGGCTCGTGGAACGTCATCGGAGTGAAGCGGTTCATCACCTCCGCCACCCACGACATGAGCGAGAACATCATGCACCTGGTGCTCGCGCGCCCCGTGGGCGTCGACGGCGTCGGCGGCCCGGGCACCAAGGGCCTCTCCCTCTTCTGGATGCCCGAGCACCACTTCGACCACGAGACCGGTGAGCTCACCGGTGAGCGCAACGGCGTCTACGTCACCAACGTCGAGCACAAGATGGGCATCAAGGTCTCCAACACCTGCGAGGTCACCTTCGGCGACCCGCAGGTCGGCGGTGGCGAGCCGGCCAAGGGCTGGCTGCTGGGCGAGGTCCACGACGGCATCGCGCAGATGTTCGACGTCATCGAGAACGCCCGGATGATGGTCGGCACGAAGGCCATCGCCACGCTGTCCACCGGCTACCTCAACGCGCTCGAGTACGCCAAGGAGCGCATCCAGGGCGCCGACCTGACCCAGGCCTCCGACAAGACGGCGCCGCGCGTGACCATCACCCACCACCCCGACGTGCGCCGGTCGCTCATGACCCAGAAGTCGTACGCCGAGGCGATGCGTGCGCTGGTGCTCTACACCGCGACCTGGCAGGACAAGGTCATGGTGGCCGCCCACGCCGGCGAGCGCGACGAGCTGGCCGAGCGGGTCAACGACCTGCTGCTCCCGATCGTCAAGGGCTACGGCTCCGAGCGCTCCTGGGTGCTGCTCGGCACCGAGTCCCTGCAGACCTTCGGCGGATCGGGCTTCCTCCAGGAGTACCCGATCGAGCAGTACGTCCGCGACGCCAAGATCGACACCCTCTACGAGGGCACCACCGCGATCCAGGGCCAGGACCTGTTCTTCCGCAAGATCGTCAAGGACCAGGCCCAGGCGCTGACCCACCTCGCGGGCGAGATCGACGGCTTCGTGAAGTCCGAGGCCGGCAACGGCCGGCTCAAGGCCGAGCGCGAGCTGCTCGCGACCGCCCTCGAGGACGGCCAGGCCATCGTCGGCCTGATGATCGACACGCTGATGTCGGCCGACGCCAGCTCCGGCGGCGACGTCCGCAACATCTACAAGGTCGGCCTCAACTCCACCCGGCTGCTGATGGCGCTCGGCGACATCGTCTGTGGCTGGCTCCTGCTCCGCCAGGCCGAGGTCGCGCTGGAGAAGCTCGGCGGCGAGGTCGGCGAGAAGGACAAGGCCTTCTACGAGGGCAAGGTCGCCGCGGCGCAGTTCTTCGCCCGCAACGTGCTGCCGAAGATCACGGCCGAGCGGACGATCGCGGAGGGTGTCGACCTCGAGCTCATGGAGCTGGCCGAAGCAGCGTTCTGA
- a CDS encoding sulfite exporter TauE/SafE family protein — protein sequence MFLLVLLAIFGFVAQLVDGSLGMGYGVTSTSMLVAVGIAPAAASAAVNFAQLGTTLASGVSHAKMGNVDWRTVSILALPGAVGAFVGAFFLVSLSVAVATPMVATILLVLGTYVFLRFLLLAGRRPTFKGSPSAWFLVPMGFVGGTVNSIGGGGWGPIGTTTLLSSGRLEPRKVVGSISTTEFGVTVGGSLGFLLALQLDAVPWSFTIALLAGGVLAAPFAAYLVRHLAPRVLGVAAGGMIIVTNVRTLLDNGGLSAGVIGLVLVPLVVGWIAAVVWAVRAGRADRLAREGARAADEAAARVAQVT from the coding sequence ATGTTCCTGCTCGTCCTGCTCGCGATCTTCGGGTTCGTCGCCCAGCTCGTCGACGGCTCCCTCGGCATGGGGTACGGCGTCACGTCCACCTCGATGCTCGTCGCCGTCGGCATCGCCCCGGCCGCCGCGTCCGCCGCGGTCAACTTCGCCCAGCTGGGTACGACGCTCGCCTCGGGCGTCTCCCACGCGAAGATGGGCAACGTCGACTGGCGGACCGTGTCGATCCTGGCGCTGCCCGGGGCCGTGGGCGCGTTCGTCGGCGCGTTCTTCCTCGTCAGCCTGTCGGTGGCGGTGGCCACGCCCATGGTGGCGACGATCCTGCTGGTGCTCGGCACCTACGTCTTCTTGCGGTTCCTGCTGCTCGCGGGTCGTCGCCCGACCTTCAAGGGCAGCCCCTCGGCGTGGTTCCTGGTGCCGATGGGGTTCGTCGGCGGCACGGTCAACAGCATCGGTGGCGGCGGGTGGGGCCCCATCGGGACGACCACCCTGCTGTCGTCGGGTCGGCTGGAGCCGCGCAAGGTCGTCGGCTCGATCTCGACCACCGAGTTCGGCGTCACCGTGGGCGGCTCACTCGGGTTCCTGCTCGCCCTGCAGCTGGACGCCGTGCCGTGGTCCTTCACGATCGCCCTGCTGGCGGGCGGCGTGCTCGCCGCGCCGTTCGCGGCGTACCTCGTCCGGCACCTGGCTCCGCGGGTCCTCGGGGTCGCCGCGGGCGGCATGATCATCGTGACCAACGTGCGCACCCTGCTCGACAACGGCGGTCTCTCCGCGGGCGTGATCGGTCTCGTCCTCGTGCCCCTGGTCGTCGGCTGGATCGCGGCGGTCGTCTGGGCCGTCCGGGCGGGTCGCGCCGACCGGCTCGCGCGCGAGGGCGCGCGTGCTGCCGACGAGGCTGCAGCGAGAGTCGCGCAAGTCACGTGA
- a CDS encoding RrF2 family transcriptional regulator, with translation MRVSAKSDYALRALIEIARHTDEGPVSAETLGRLQDIPHGFLQAILADLRRAGVVVSQRGQSGGWRLARSASDVSVADVIRAVDGPLVSVYGLRPEAVTYNERADVLQHVWIAARSSLRDVFENVSIAHLADRDLPAEVTSRTTDEDAWH, from the coding sequence ATGCGCGTCTCCGCCAAGTCCGACTACGCCCTCCGGGCGTTGATCGAGATCGCACGGCACACCGACGAGGGTCCGGTGAGCGCGGAGACCCTGGGGCGTCTGCAGGACATCCCCCACGGCTTCCTCCAGGCGATCCTCGCCGACCTGCGCCGCGCCGGCGTGGTGGTCAGCCAGCGCGGTCAGTCCGGGGGGTGGCGCCTGGCGCGCTCCGCCTCCGACGTCAGCGTCGCCGACGTGATCCGCGCGGTCGACGGTCCGCTGGTGTCGGTCTATGGGCTGCGGCCGGAGGCGGTCACCTACAACGAGCGCGCCGACGTGCTGCAGCACGTGTGGATCGCGGCGCGCAGCAGTCTGCGTGACGTGTTCGAGAACGTCTCCATCGCCCACCTCGCCGACCGCGACCTGCCCGCGGAGGTCACCAGCCGGACCACCGACGAGGACGCGTGGCACTGA
- a CDS encoding nuclear transport factor 2 family protein: protein MITLDGVDVDAIVWDAPNDDHPARRASQRSYTAVSAGDLEQWLTVYAEDAVIEDPVGPSMFDPEGKGHRGHEGIRAFWDLTIATIERFRFHIRESHANGTTCANVGTITTRFADGTVVDTDLVMVYEIHDDGRVASMRAYWEPVRAMATARKES from the coding sequence ATGATCACCTTGGACGGCGTCGACGTCGACGCGATCGTGTGGGACGCCCCCAACGACGACCATCCCGCACGCCGGGCCTCGCAGCGCTCCTACACCGCCGTGTCGGCGGGCGACCTCGAGCAGTGGCTGACGGTCTATGCCGAGGACGCCGTCATCGAGGACCCCGTCGGGCCGTCGATGTTCGACCCCGAGGGGAAGGGGCACCGCGGTCACGAGGGGATCCGGGCGTTCTGGGACCTGACGATCGCGACGATCGAGCGGTTCCGCTTCCACATCCGCGAGTCGCACGCCAACGGCACGACGTGCGCCAACGTCGGCACGATCACGACCCGCTTCGCCGACGGCACCGTCGTCGACACCGACCTGGTGATGGTCTACGAGATCCACGACGACGGGCGGGTCGCCTCCATGCGGGCCTACTGGGAGCCCGTGCGCGCCATGGCCACCGCCCGGAAGGAGTCCTGA
- a CDS encoding nuclear transport factor 2 family protein, protein MPASDEQVRTTIESYVRLVGEGTGEEIVALFADDATVEDPVGTDVRRGREQLLEFYVGLGSLKRSARMLDAKVVAGHAAFSFELTIDFGEMAQKITPIDVMTFDDEGRITSMRAYWGASDAVTV, encoded by the coding sequence ATGCCCGCGAGCGACGAGCAGGTCCGCACCACGATCGAGTCCTACGTCCGCCTGGTCGGCGAGGGCACCGGCGAGGAGATCGTGGCGCTCTTCGCCGACGACGCCACGGTCGAGGACCCGGTCGGCACCGACGTACGCCGGGGGCGTGAGCAGCTGCTCGAGTTCTACGTAGGCCTCGGCTCGCTGAAGCGCTCCGCGCGCATGCTCGACGCCAAGGTCGTCGCCGGCCACGCGGCGTTCTCCTTCGAGCTCACCATCGACTTCGGCGAGATGGCCCAGAAGATCACGCCGATCGACGTGATGACCTTCGACGACGAGGGCCGGATCACCTCGATGCGCGCCTACTGGGGCGCGTCGGACGCCGTCACGGTCTGA
- a CDS encoding acyl-CoA thioesterase, whose protein sequence is MGATYECEIQARLRDINIGGHVDSVEAVRIIDEGRLRLLHFADLPGREHPGLYGARPDHVVDLMASQRVDYHAEMRFVAHQPFLLRIWVDRIGRSSFTISTELRVAADRPPALLARTTMVLWDTTTGTSWPMNDEIRGALEAYLGDPVALRP, encoded by the coding sequence GTGGGAGCGACGTACGAGTGCGAGATCCAGGCGCGGCTGCGCGACATCAACATCGGCGGCCACGTCGACAGCGTCGAGGCGGTGCGCATCATCGACGAGGGGCGGCTGCGGCTGCTGCACTTCGCGGACCTGCCGGGTCGCGAGCACCCCGGGCTCTACGGCGCACGTCCCGACCACGTCGTCGACCTGATGGCCAGCCAGCGCGTCGACTACCACGCCGAGATGCGCTTCGTTGCGCACCAGCCGTTCCTGTTGCGGATCTGGGTCGACCGGATCGGTCGCTCGTCGTTCACGATCTCCACCGAGCTGCGGGTCGCGGCCGACCGGCCGCCGGCGCTGCTCGCGCGCACGACGATGGTGCTCTGGGACACCACCACGGGGACGTCGTGGCCGATGAACGACGAGATCCGTGGCGCCCTGGAGGCCTACCTCGGCGACCCGGTGGCGCTCAGACCGTGA
- a CDS encoding DUF2461 domain-containing protein produces MSDSAPSAGPFAGFPEAALDFYDDLELDNTKSFWAEHRHVWESAVRDPMRALAAALAEEFGEARIYRPYRDVRFAKDKTPYKTHQGAFVSVAPRTGWYVQIGAAGVRTSAGFYDADAEQLHRFRSAVDDDIRGPELARLVAHLEGTGWKRVGDRLKTTPRGYAADHPRIDLLRHRSLSVDRHHGFAPYIHTAELADKVRADWREARELVEWLGRL; encoded by the coding sequence ATGTCCGATTCCGCCCCTTCCGCCGGTCCGTTCGCCGGATTCCCCGAGGCCGCCCTCGACTTCTACGACGACCTCGAGCTCGACAACACCAAGTCGTTCTGGGCCGAGCACAGGCACGTGTGGGAGAGCGCCGTGCGCGACCCGATGCGGGCGCTGGCCGCTGCCCTGGCCGAGGAGTTCGGCGAGGCACGGATCTATCGCCCCTACCGCGACGTGCGCTTCGCCAAGGACAAGACGCCCTACAAGACCCACCAGGGCGCCTTCGTGTCCGTCGCGCCGCGGACGGGGTGGTACGTCCAGATCGGCGCGGCCGGCGTCCGCACCTCGGCCGGCTTCTATGACGCCGACGCCGAGCAGCTGCACCGCTTCCGCTCGGCGGTCGACGACGACATCCGGGGTCCCGAGCTCGCGCGCCTCGTCGCCCACCTCGAGGGCACCGGCTGGAAGCGCGTGGGCGACCGGCTCAAGACGACGCCCCGCGGGTACGCCGCGGACCACCCGCGCATCGACCTGCTCCGCCATCGCTCCCTGTCGGTGGATCGCCACCACGGCTTCGCGCCCTACATCCATACCGCCGAGCTGGCCGACAAGGTGCGCGCGGACTGGCGCGAGGCGCGCGAGCTCGTGGAGTGGCTGGGGCGGCTCTGA
- a CDS encoding FadR/GntR family transcriptional regulator: protein MPIAPVSRTAVSDAVYAGLTEEILSGRLVPGAALPSERDLAEGFAVNRHAVREGLKRLRQAGLVAISQGGRTRVRDWRRHAGLDSLVALATSGAVPPARLIDDILQMRAAVGADAARLCAERASDTEVAAIVAAAEDYPLAPVPAEELVAIDLVFWAAVVDGAHNTAYRLGLNTLASSIAGIGAERFAGLLEEYADRAAHLALAERIAARDAAGALADAQHLLSLPLRPSLRPSLEPTCST, encoded by the coding sequence GTGCCCATCGCCCCCGTGTCCCGGACCGCCGTCAGCGACGCCGTCTACGCCGGCCTCACCGAGGAGATCCTCAGTGGCCGCCTGGTCCCGGGTGCTGCGCTGCCGTCCGAGCGTGACCTCGCCGAAGGCTTCGCCGTGAACCGACACGCGGTCCGCGAGGGTCTGAAGCGGCTGCGGCAGGCCGGTCTGGTCGCGATCAGCCAGGGCGGGCGGACCCGCGTGCGGGACTGGCGCCGGCACGCCGGCCTCGACTCCCTGGTCGCGCTCGCGACGAGCGGCGCCGTCCCGCCGGCGCGGCTGATCGACGACATCCTGCAGATGCGTGCGGCCGTCGGCGCCGACGCGGCCCGGCTGTGCGCCGAGCGCGCCAGCGACACCGAGGTCGCAGCGATCGTGGCAGCCGCCGAGGACTACCCGCTCGCTCCCGTGCCGGCCGAGGAGCTCGTGGCGATCGACCTCGTGTTCTGGGCCGCGGTGGTCGACGGCGCCCACAACACGGCGTACCGGTTGGGCCTGAACACGCTGGCGTCCAGCATCGCCGGCATCGGCGCGGAGCGCTTCGCCGGCCTCCTCGAGGAGTACGCCGACCGCGCCGCCCACCTCGCCCTCGCCGAGCGGATCGCGGCGCGCGACGCCGCGGGCGCTTTGGCCGATGCCCAGCACCTGCTCTCCCTGCCCCTGCGACCGTCCCTGCGCCCGTCCCTGGAGCCGACGTGTTCGACCTGA
- a CDS encoding sterol desaturase family protein, whose amino-acid sequence MFDLIQAAIPVFVLMLVIEAASFYLLPDDDELGYEKKDAATSIAMGLGNVVVNIGWKLVVVATYSAAYLLTPLRLPMDAWWAWVLVFFLDDFFYYWYHRTHHTIRIFWASHVVHHSSEFYNLSTALRQPWTPMSSLPYWLPLALLGVPPWAILLQQSVSLLYQFFIHTERVGRLWAPVELVMNTPSHHRVHHASNPGYLDKNFGGILIVWDRLFGTFEPEVERVRYGLTKNIETFHPVKVAFGESARSGATYGRRRRGTTGGATSSAGLAGALTSMHECTDLPPGQHRPRHSGPARARRVLRGAPGLALPRR is encoded by the coding sequence GTGTTCGACCTGATCCAGGCCGCCATCCCGGTCTTCGTCCTGATGCTGGTGATCGAGGCGGCGTCGTTCTACCTCCTGCCGGACGACGACGAGCTCGGCTATGAGAAGAAGGACGCCGCGACCTCGATCGCGATGGGCCTGGGCAACGTCGTGGTCAACATCGGCTGGAAGCTCGTGGTGGTGGCGACCTACTCGGCCGCCTACCTGCTGACCCCGCTGCGGCTGCCGATGGACGCCTGGTGGGCGTGGGTGCTGGTGTTCTTCCTCGACGACTTCTTCTACTACTGGTACCACCGCACCCACCACACGATCCGGATCTTCTGGGCCAGCCACGTGGTGCACCACTCGAGCGAGTTCTACAACCTCTCCACCGCACTGCGGCAGCCGTGGACCCCGATGTCGTCGCTGCCGTACTGGCTGCCGCTCGCGCTGCTCGGCGTACCCCCGTGGGCGATCCTGCTGCAGCAGTCGGTCAGCCTGCTCTACCAGTTCTTCATCCACACCGAGCGGGTCGGCCGGCTCTGGGCGCCGGTCGAGCTGGTCATGAACACGCCGTCGCACCACCGGGTGCACCACGCCTCCAACCCGGGCTACCTCGACAAGAACTTCGGCGGCATCCTCATCGTCTGGGACCGGCTCTTCGGCACCTTCGAGCCCGAGGTCGAGCGGGTGCGCTATGGGTTGACCAAGAACATCGAGACCTTCCACCCGGTCAAGGTGGCCTTCGGGGAGTCGGCGCGATCTGGCGCGACGTACGGGCGGCGTCGTCGTGGCACGACCGGTGGGGCTACCTCTTCCGCGGGCCTGGCTGGCGCCCTAACGTCGATGCATGAGTGCACCGACCTTCCGCCTGGCCAACACCGTCCTCGGCACTCCGGACCCGCGCGGGCTCGCCGCGTTCTACGTGGAGCTCCTGGGTTGGCGCTACCGCGACGATGA